One segment of Bradyrhizobium sp. CB2312 DNA contains the following:
- a CDS encoding homoserine O-acetyltransferase, protein MGSVKSIPSPAISADERSHEVDHPSSQVARFGADQPLRLDCGVDLAPFQIAYQTYGELNADRSNAILICHALTGDQHVANLHPVTGKPGWWDTLVGPGRPIDPSRYFIICSNVIGGCMGSTGPASINPATGKVWGLDFPVITIPDMVRAQAMLVDRLGIDTLFAVVGGSMGGMQVLQWTAAYPARVFSALAIACSTRHSAQNIAFHELGRQAVMADPDWHNGGYADRGLHPHRGLAVARMAAHITYLSDAALHRKFGRRMQDRELPTFSFDADFQVESYLRYQGSSFVERFDANSYLYLTRAMDYFDIAADHGGVLAKAFAGIQTRFCVVSFTSDWLFPTSESRALVHALNASSARVSFAEIETDRGHDAFLLDVPEFFDISRAFLQSAGKARGLTGKND, encoded by the coding sequence ATGGGTAGCGTCAAGTCGATTCCGAGTCCTGCGATCAGCGCCGATGAGCGCTCGCACGAGGTCGATCACCCGAGTTCGCAGGTCGCGCGTTTTGGCGCAGACCAGCCGCTGCGGCTCGATTGCGGCGTCGATCTGGCGCCGTTCCAGATCGCCTACCAGACCTATGGCGAGCTCAATGCCGATCGCTCCAACGCCATCCTGATCTGCCATGCGCTGACCGGCGACCAGCACGTCGCCAATCTGCACCCCGTCACCGGCAAGCCCGGCTGGTGGGACACCTTGGTCGGCCCGGGCCGCCCCATTGATCCCAGCCGCTACTTCATCATCTGCTCCAACGTGATCGGCGGCTGCATGGGCTCGACGGGGCCGGCCTCGATCAATCCCGCCACCGGCAAGGTGTGGGGGCTGGATTTTCCTGTGATCACCATCCCAGACATGGTGCGCGCGCAGGCGATGCTGGTCGACCGGCTCGGCATCGACACGCTGTTCGCTGTGGTCGGCGGCTCGATGGGCGGGATGCAGGTGCTGCAATGGACCGCGGCCTATCCTGCCCGCGTGTTCTCTGCGCTCGCGATCGCCTGTTCGACGCGGCACTCGGCGCAGAACATCGCCTTCCACGAGCTCGGCCGCCAGGCTGTGATGGCCGACCCTGACTGGCACAATGGCGGCTATGCCGATCGCGGCCTTCATCCGCATCGCGGCCTCGCGGTCGCGCGCATGGCCGCGCACATCACTTATCTGTCAGACGCTGCTCTGCACCGGAAATTCGGCCGGCGCATGCAGGATCGCGAGCTGCCGACTTTCTCGTTCGACGCCGACTTCCAGGTCGAGTCCTATCTGCGCTACCAGGGCTCCTCCTTCGTCGAGCGCTTCGACGCCAACTCCTATCTCTACCTGACCCGCGCGATGGATTATTTCGACATCGCCGCCGATCACGGCGGCGTGCTGGCGAAAGCGTTTGCCGGCATCCAGACCCGATTCTGCGTGGTGTCCTTCACCAGCGACTGGCTGTTCCCGACCTCGGAATCGCGCGCGCTGGTGCATGCGCTGAACGCGTCGAGCGCGCGGGTGTCGTTCGCCGAGATCGAAACCGATCGCGGCCATGACGCCTTCCTTCTCGACGTGCCCGAATTCTTCGACATCTCCCGCGCCTTCCTGCAATCGGCGGGCAAGGCGCGCGGGCTGACCGGCAAGAACGACTGA
- the metW gene encoding methionine biosynthesis protein MetW, which translates to MSVQEVLPLNGFTAEQSAHFRADHLLVAEMVKPGSKVLDVGCGDGDLLQLLETRGIDGRGIELSREGVNRCVAKGLAVVQGDADTDLVNYPDDAFDYVILSQTLQATRQPRVVLENLLRIGRRAVVSFPNFGFWKMRLQLLIGGHMPRTENLPATWYDTANIHFCTIKDFVELCDAIGVKMERAEALDLYGRPLRLRLPWWVWNMFGEQGVFLLSRGGRK; encoded by the coding sequence ATGTCTGTACAGGAAGTGCTGCCGCTGAACGGTTTCACCGCGGAGCAATCCGCTCATTTCCGCGCCGACCATCTGCTGGTCGCCGAGATGGTCAAGCCCGGCTCCAAAGTGCTCGACGTCGGCTGTGGCGACGGCGACCTGCTTCAGCTGCTGGAGACGCGCGGCATCGACGGCCGCGGCATCGAATTGTCGCGTGAGGGCGTCAACCGCTGCGTCGCCAAGGGCCTCGCGGTGGTGCAGGGCGACGCCGACACCGACCTCGTCAATTATCCCGACGACGCCTTCGACTACGTGATCCTGTCGCAGACGCTGCAGGCGACGCGGCAGCCGCGCGTGGTGCTGGAGAATTTGCTGCGCATCGGCCGCCGCGCCGTCGTGTCGTTCCCGAATTTCGGCTTCTGGAAGATGCGGCTCCAGCTCCTGATCGGCGGCCACATGCCACGCACGGAGAATTTGCCCGCGACCTGGTACGACACCGCCAACATCCATTTCTGCACCATCAAGGATTTCGTCGAGCTCTGCGACGCGATCGGCGTCAAGATGGAGCGCGCCGAGGCGCTCGACCTCTACGGTCGTCCGCTGCGGCTGCGGTTGCCATGGTGGGTGTGGAACATGTTCGGCGAGCAGGGCGTGTTTCTGCTCAGCCGCGGCGGGCGGAAATAG
- a CDS encoding alpha/beta hydrolase — translation MPHATTRDDVRIYFEEAGQGTPIIFLHEFAADYTNWEPQMRYFSRGHRCITYSARGYTPSDVPDGEVYTYTHFYTDALAVLDHLGIERAHLVGLSMGAYSSLQIGLNAPHRALSMTLTGVGSGSELENLDAWRKQCRANAEQFETLGSAEVAKVTREAPSRIPFLVKDPRGHADFYTALARHDSRGSARTMRGFQGGRPSIYTLTDAIRAATTPALIICGDEDDPCVGASLFLKKHLPAAGLAMFPKSGHVLNLEEPALFNESVERFVTLVEAGRWPVRDPRSLAAH, via the coding sequence ATGCCCCACGCCACGACCAGGGATGACGTCCGCATCTATTTCGAAGAGGCGGGCCAGGGAACGCCGATTATTTTTCTGCACGAATTCGCGGCCGACTACACCAATTGGGAGCCGCAGATGCGCTACTTCTCGCGCGGCCACCGCTGCATCACCTATTCCGCGCGCGGCTACACGCCGTCCGATGTGCCCGATGGCGAGGTCTACACCTACACGCACTTCTACACCGACGCGCTCGCGGTGCTCGATCATCTCGGGATCGAGCGCGCGCATCTCGTCGGGCTCTCGATGGGCGCCTATTCGTCGCTCCAGATCGGACTGAACGCGCCGCATCGCGCGCTGTCGATGACGCTCACCGGCGTCGGCTCCGGCTCGGAGCTCGAAAATCTCGACGCCTGGCGCAAGCAGTGCCGCGCAAACGCCGAGCAGTTCGAGACACTGGGCTCCGCGGAGGTCGCCAAAGTCACGCGCGAGGCGCCGAGCCGGATACCCTTCCTGGTCAAGGACCCGCGCGGCCACGCCGATTTCTACACCGCGCTGGCGCGCCACGATTCAAGGGGATCGGCGCGCACGATGCGCGGCTTCCAGGGTGGCCGCCCCTCGATCTACACGCTGACGGATGCGATCAGAGCCGCGACAACGCCGGCACTGATTATCTGCGGCGACGAGGATGATCCGTGCGTCGGTGCGAGCCTGTTTTTGAAGAAACATCTGCCGGCTGCCGGCCTCGCGATGTTTCCCAAGTCCGGCCACGTGCTCAATCTCGAAGAGCCCGCACTGTTCAACGAGAGCGTGGAGCGGTTCGTGACGCTGGTGGAAGCGGGACGATGGCCGGTGCGTGATCCAAGGTCGCTGGCGGCGCATTAG
- a CDS encoding TIGR02594 family protein, with protein sequence MVELFAYRLSRCVVALAFFFAAVAAFVSQASARPHHRHSAERHGYVHHARHHHYRHHARSSRFARSAAQLQASGFADTKASYDPNANGGGMASNAMSGGGLSSGSGLVSEARRHLGGNPTGRGSLWCARFMNMVLEHTGHRGTGSDMASSFARYGTRVSGPQVGAIAVMSRGRRGGHVGIITGIDAQGNPIMISGNNGNRVREAPVSHGRIYAYVMPN encoded by the coding sequence ATGGTTGAGTTGTTTGCGTACCGCCTGTCGCGTTGTGTTGTCGCGCTGGCGTTCTTCTTTGCGGCGGTTGCCGCGTTCGTTTCTCAGGCCTCAGCGCGGCCACATCATCGTCATAGCGCAGAGCGGCACGGTTACGTGCACCATGCCAGACATCATCATTATCGCCACCATGCCCGCAGCTCGCGCTTCGCGCGTAGCGCGGCGCAGTTGCAGGCTAGCGGCTTTGCCGACACGAAGGCCAGCTACGATCCGAACGCCAACGGCGGCGGCATGGCCAGCAACGCCATGAGCGGTGGCGGCCTCAGTAGCGGATCGGGCCTCGTGTCCGAGGCGCGCCGCCATCTCGGCGGCAACCCGACGGGACGCGGCAGCCTGTGGTGCGCGCGCTTCATGAACATGGTGCTGGAGCATACCGGCCATCGCGGCACCGGCTCCGACATGGCGAGCTCGTTCGCGCGGTACGGCACCCGTGTCTCCGGTCCGCAGGTCGGCGCCATCGCGGTGATGTCGCGCGGTCGCCGCGGCGGCCATGTCGGCATCATCACCGGCATCGACGCGCAAGGCAATCCGATCATGATCTCCGGCAACAACGGCAATCGCGTCCGCGAAGCGCCGGTCTCGCACGGCCGCATCTATGCGTATGTGATGCCGAACTAA
- a CDS encoding MOSC domain-containing protein: MTANQTAEITGLYRYPIKGLTPESLPRVPLRVGQTLPADRRYAIENGPSGFDPEAPEWKPKIQFLMLARNERLASLDSRFEDATNRLTIRKDGQIVASGDLETAAGRAAIESYFTENFQPELKGPPKVLSGRDHSFSDVARKVVSIINLDSVRAIETMLGGTTVHPLRFRANLYVKGWPAWSELDLVGQTLAIGQARLKVVKRIVRCPATNVDPVTAARDLEIPPTLSRHLGHMDCGIYAEVIEGGEIGVGDAVAVEQPKLM; this comes from the coding sequence ATGACAGCCAACCAGACCGCCGAGATCACCGGCCTCTACCGCTATCCAATCAAGGGCCTGACGCCGGAGAGCCTGCCCCGGGTGCCTTTGCGGGTTGGCCAGACCCTGCCCGCCGACCGCCGCTATGCCATCGAGAACGGCCCGAGCGGGTTCGACCCTGAAGCCCCCGAGTGGAAGCCGAAAATCCAGTTTCTGATGCTGGCGCGCAATGAGCGGCTGGCGTCGCTCGACAGCCGTTTCGAGGACGCGACCAACCGCCTGACCATCCGCAAGGACGGCCAGATCGTCGCCAGCGGCGATCTCGAGACCGCCGCCGGGCGGGCCGCCATCGAGAGCTACTTCACCGAGAATTTCCAACCGGAGCTGAAAGGGCCGCCCAAGGTCCTGTCCGGCCGCGACCACAGCTTTTCCGACGTCGCCCGCAAGGTCGTATCCATCATCAATCTCGACAGCGTCCGCGCCATCGAGACCATGCTCGGCGGCACTACCGTGCATCCGCTGCGCTTCCGCGCCAATCTCTATGTGAAGGGCTGGCCGGCCTGGTCGGAGCTCGACCTCGTCGGCCAAACGCTCGCGATCGGGCAAGCCCGGCTGAAAGTGGTCAAGCGCATCGTCCGCTGCCCGGCCACCAATGTCGACCCGGTGACCGCCGCGCGCGACCTCGAAATTCCGCCGACGCTCTCGCGCCATCTCGGCCACATGGATTGCGGCATCTATGCCGAGGTGATCGAAGGTGGCGAGATCGGCGTGGGGGATGCGGTCGCGGTGGAACAGCCGAAGCTGATGTGA
- the clpB gene encoding ATP-dependent chaperone ClpB: protein MNIEKYTERSRGFIQSAQSLAVREGHQQFSTLHVLKVLLDDNEGLAAGLIDRAGGNSRAILKATEDALNKVPKVSGGGAGQIYLAPELARTFDAAEKAGEKAGDSFVTVERLLLGLTLEKTSEAGSILAKGGVTPQNLNAAIEALRKGRTADSATAENAYDALKKYARDLTQAARDGKLDPVIGRDEEIRRTIQVLSRRTKNNPVLIGEPGVGKTAIAEGLALRIVNGDVPEGLKDKKLLSLDLGALIAGAKYRGEFEERLKAVLQEVTASEGNFILFIDEMHTLIGAGKADGAMDASNLLKPALARGELHCIGATTLDEYQKHVEKDAALARRFQPIFVSEPSVEDTISILRGLKDKYEQHHGVRITDSALVASATLSNRYITDRFLPDKAIDLMDEAAARLKMQVDSKPEELDSLDREIIRLKIEQEALKKESDPGSKTRLEALEKELAELEEKSAALTSRWSAEKNKLSNAQKLKAELDGLRVELANAQRRGEFQKAGELAYGRIPELEKKLADIEAKENSGEMMEEAVTASHIAQVVSRWTGVPVDKMLEGEKEKLLKMEEQLGQRVIGQAEAVRAVATAVRRSRAGLQDPNRPTGSFMFLGPTGVGKTELTKALAEYLFNDETAMVRLDMSEYMEKHSVSRLIGAPPGYVGYDEGGALTEAVRRRPYQVVLFDEIEKAHPDVFNVLLQVLDDGRLTDGQGRTVDFRNTLIIMTSNLGSEFLVNQPEGEDTSAVREQVMGTVRAHFRPEFLNRVDEIILFHRLQRSEMGRIVEIQFARLQKLLTDRKIVLTLDAAGRDWLAAKGWDPAYGARPLKRVIQRYLQDPLAEMILGGDVRDGDSVAISSEGNVLTFNGKAPQTAEIAQFEAPVSKRKLN from the coding sequence ATGAACATCGAGAAGTATACCGAACGCTCCAGGGGCTTCATCCAGTCCGCGCAGTCGCTCGCGGTGCGCGAGGGGCACCAGCAGTTTTCCACCCTGCATGTGCTGAAGGTCCTGCTGGACGACAATGAGGGGCTCGCTGCCGGTCTGATCGACCGCGCTGGCGGCAATTCCCGTGCAATCCTGAAGGCGACCGAGGACGCCCTGAACAAGGTGCCGAAGGTCAGTGGCGGCGGTGCCGGGCAGATCTATCTCGCGCCCGAGCTCGCCCGCACCTTTGATGCCGCCGAAAAGGCCGGCGAGAAGGCCGGTGACAGCTTCGTCACCGTCGAGCGGCTGCTGCTCGGTCTCACGCTGGAGAAGACCAGCGAGGCAGGTAGCATTCTCGCCAAGGGCGGTGTCACCCCGCAAAATCTCAACGCTGCGATCGAGGCGCTGCGCAAGGGCCGCACGGCGGACTCTGCGACCGCCGAGAACGCCTATGACGCGCTGAAGAAATATGCCCGCGACCTGACCCAGGCTGCGCGCGACGGCAAGCTCGACCCGGTCATCGGCCGCGACGAGGAGATCCGCCGCACCATCCAGGTGCTGTCGCGCCGGACCAAGAACAACCCCGTCCTGATCGGTGAGCCCGGCGTCGGCAAGACCGCCATCGCCGAAGGGCTCGCGCTGCGCATCGTCAACGGCGACGTGCCGGAGGGACTGAAGGACAAGAAGCTGCTGTCGCTCGACCTCGGTGCGCTGATCGCCGGTGCAAAATACCGCGGTGAGTTCGAGGAGCGGCTGAAGGCCGTGCTCCAGGAGGTGACCGCGAGCGAGGGCAATTTCATCCTGTTCATCGACGAGATGCACACGCTGATCGGCGCCGGCAAGGCTGACGGCGCGATGGACGCCTCCAACCTGCTCAAGCCCGCGCTCGCCCGCGGCGAGCTGCATTGTATCGGCGCGACCACGCTCGACGAGTACCAGAAGCACGTCGAGAAGGATGCCGCGCTGGCGCGTCGGTTCCAGCCGATCTTCGTCAGCGAGCCCTCGGTCGAGGACACCATCTCGATCCTGCGCGGCCTGAAGGACAAGTACGAGCAGCATCACGGCGTGCGGATCACCGATTCCGCACTTGTTGCCTCTGCGACGCTGTCCAACCGCTACATCACCGACCGCTTCCTGCCCGACAAGGCGATCGACCTGATGGACGAGGCCGCGGCGCGGCTGAAGATGCAGGTCGATTCCAAGCCGGAGGAGCTGGATTCGCTGGACCGCGAGATCATCCGGCTCAAGATTGAGCAGGAGGCCCTGAAGAAGGAAAGCGATCCCGGCTCCAAGACCCGTCTCGAAGCGCTCGAGAAGGAGCTGGCCGAGCTCGAAGAGAAGTCGGCGGCGCTCACCTCACGCTGGAGCGCGGAGAAGAACAAGCTCTCCAATGCCCAGAAGCTGAAGGCGGAGCTCGACGGCTTGCGCGTCGAACTCGCCAACGCGCAGCGGCGCGGCGAATTCCAGAAGGCCGGCGAGCTGGCTTATGGAAGGATCCCGGAGCTGGAGAAGAAGCTCGCCGATATCGAGGCGAAGGAGAACTCCGGCGAGATGATGGAGGAGGCGGTCACCGCCAGCCACATCGCGCAGGTGGTCTCGCGCTGGACCGGCGTGCCCGTCGACAAGATGCTGGAAGGCGAGAAGGAGAAGCTCCTCAAGATGGAGGAGCAGCTCGGACAGCGCGTGATCGGCCAGGCCGAGGCCGTGCGTGCGGTCGCAACCGCCGTGCGCCGTTCGCGTGCGGGCCTGCAGGACCCGAACCGGCCCACCGGCTCGTTCATGTTCCTGGGGCCGACTGGCGTCGGCAAGACCGAGCTGACCAAGGCGCTCGCCGAGTACCTGTTCAACGACGAGACCGCGATGGTGCGCCTCGACATGTCCGAGTACATGGAGAAGCATTCGGTCTCGCGGCTGATCGGCGCGCCTCCGGGCTATGTCGGTTATGACGAGGGCGGTGCGCTCACCGAAGCGGTGCGGCGCCGGCCTTATCAGGTGGTGCTGTTCGACGAGATCGAGAAAGCGCATCCCGACGTCTTCAACGTCCTGTTGCAAGTGCTCGACGACGGCCGCCTGACCGATGGCCAGGGACGTACCGTCGATTTCCGCAACACGCTGATCATCATGACCTCGAACCTCGGTTCGGAGTTTCTGGTGAATCAACCCGAGGGCGAAGACACCTCAGCCGTGCGTGAGCAGGTGATGGGAACGGTGCGGGCGCATTTCCGCCCCGAATTCCTCAACCGCGTCGACGAGATCATCCTGTTCCACCGCTTGCAACGAAGCGAGATGGGCCGGATCGTCGAGATCCAGTTCGCGCGGCTGCAGAAGCTCCTGACCGATCGCAAGATCGTGCTGACGCTCGATGCTGCGGGGCGTGACTGGCTCGCGGCCAAGGGCTGGGATCCCGCCTATGGTGCACGGCCGCTGAAGCGGGTGATCCAGCGCTATCTCCAGGATCCGCTAGCCGAGATGATCCTCGGCGGCGACGTTAGGGACGGGGACAGCGTCGCGATCTCCTCCGAAGGCAACGTGCTGACCTTCAACGGCAAGGCGCCGCAGACCGCGGAGATCGCACAGTTCGAGGCGCCGGTGTCGAAGCGCAAGCTGAACTGA
- a CDS encoding M23 family metallopeptidase, with the protein MNHRTSRGAYGRETGIIDLGHEPPLSVDGSEAAVIDRRRVSVQWFSGTILTGLCGAALIGGAVFASLDGEMTFAKVPERVEGALRGAFGAADRAATLHKSDRLPPPSESTASRNIVRVSTVARVGNRDVMRVRPFVRIAGNLSMTTSDLSAKIPPFNAQRLLTDVGSDPKTAADDPNNPEAVEPDAEVSFVTKDLSPVLPKAKISAVVALDDILMRVRDAANWRGNGGVRYASLANATADVSGATGPSDIRSAYAPETSSSDPYAGFETRVVPENVTLLPKTKEQITGGNPSGERVHLVKKGDSVGSVLRDLGATAEEIKAITATLGPRGRDGGLKEGEKLRILMAPASPGARLQPYRVVVANDTMVEAIAALSDLGKYVAVDVSSMNTVADATANANSDDDDDDDGTGVRLYQSIYETAMRNKVPMPVIEDMIKIYSYDVDFQRKVQPGDSFDVFYAGEDEGVTSSEKNDVLFASLTVGGETKKYYRYQSPDDGVVDYYDESGKSAKKFLVRKPVNNAIMRSGFGGRRHPILGFVKMHTGVDWATAYGTPIFASGNGVIEKIGTEGGYGKYVRIKHNNGYETAYGHMSAYAKGMEAGKKVRQGQVIGFVGSTGASTGPHVHYEILVNGRFVDPLRVKLPRGRSLEGPMLAGFEKERDRLDTMMSGRNGAIARMSDATGGPLQVTNR; encoded by the coding sequence TTGAACCACAGGACGTCACGCGGCGCTTACGGGCGTGAGACCGGGATCATCGATCTCGGCCACGAGCCGCCGCTGTCCGTCGATGGTTCGGAAGCCGCCGTCATCGATCGCCGCCGCGTCTCGGTGCAATGGTTCAGCGGTACAATTCTGACCGGACTCTGCGGCGCGGCCCTGATCGGCGGCGCCGTTTTCGCGTCGCTCGACGGCGAGATGACCTTCGCCAAAGTGCCCGAGCGCGTTGAAGGCGCGCTGCGTGGTGCGTTCGGCGCGGCCGATCGCGCCGCCACGCTGCACAAGAGCGACCGCCTGCCGCCGCCGAGCGAATCCACGGCTTCGCGCAACATCGTGCGCGTCTCGACCGTCGCCCGCGTCGGCAACCGCGACGTGATGCGGGTGCGCCCCTTCGTCCGGATCGCCGGCAATTTGTCGATGACGACGAGCGACCTGTCGGCGAAGATTCCGCCGTTCAACGCCCAGCGTCTGCTCACCGACGTCGGCTCCGATCCGAAGACCGCCGCCGACGATCCCAACAATCCCGAAGCCGTCGAGCCCGACGCCGAGGTCTCCTTCGTGACCAAGGACCTGTCGCCGGTGCTGCCGAAGGCGAAGATTTCCGCCGTGGTGGCGCTCGATGACATCCTGATGCGGGTGCGCGATGCCGCCAACTGGCGCGGCAATGGCGGCGTGCGCTACGCCTCGCTCGCCAATGCCACCGCCGACGTCTCCGGCGCGACCGGCCCGTCCGACATCCGAAGCGCCTACGCCCCGGAAACGTCGTCGTCCGATCCCTATGCCGGCTTCGAGACGCGCGTGGTGCCGGAAAACGTCACGCTGCTGCCGAAGACCAAGGAACAGATCACCGGCGGCAATCCCAGCGGTGAACGCGTCCACCTGGTCAAGAAGGGCGACAGCGTCGGCTCCGTGCTGCGCGATCTCGGCGCCACCGCCGAGGAGATCAAGGCGATCACCGCAACGCTTGGCCCCCGCGGCCGCGACGGCGGCCTGAAGGAAGGCGAGAAGCTCCGCATCCTGATGGCGCCTGCGAGCCCCGGCGCCCGTCTCCAGCCCTATCGCGTCGTGGTTGCAAACGACACCATGGTCGAGGCGATCGCGGCACTGTCCGACCTCGGCAAATACGTCGCGGTCGACGTCTCCAGCATGAACACCGTCGCCGACGCCACGGCCAACGCCAACAGCGACGACGATGACGACGATGACGGCACCGGGGTGCGGCTCTACCAGAGCATCTACGAGACCGCGATGCGCAACAAGGTCCCGATGCCGGTCATCGAGGACATGATCAAGATCTACTCCTACGACGTCGATTTCCAGCGCAAGGTGCAACCGGGCGATTCCTTCGACGTGTTCTACGCCGGCGAGGACGAGGGCGTGACGTCGAGCGAAAAGAACGACGTGCTGTTCGCCTCGCTCACGGTCGGCGGCGAGACCAAGAAATACTACCGCTATCAGAGCCCCGACGACGGCGTCGTCGACTACTACGACGAGAGCGGCAAGAGCGCGAAGAAGTTCCTGGTCAGGAAACCTGTCAACAACGCCATCATGCGCTCCGGCTTCGGCGGCCGCCGCCATCCGATCCTCGGCTTCGTGAAGATGCACACCGGCGTCGACTGGGCCACCGCCTACGGCACGCCGATCTTCGCCTCCGGCAACGGCGTGATCGAAAAGATCGGCACTGAGGGCGGCTACGGCAAATATGTCCGCATCAAGCACAATAACGGCTATGAGACGGCCTACGGCCACATGTCGGCCTACGCCAAGGGCATGGAAGCCGGCAAGAAGGTCCGCCAGGGCCAGGTCATCGGCTTCGTCGGCTCGACCGGCGCGTCGACCGGCCCGCACGTGCACTACGAAATCCTGGTGAACGGCCGCTTCGTCGATCCGCTGCGTGTGAAATTGCCACGCGGCCGCTCGCTGGAAGGCCCGATGCTGGCGGGCTTCGAGAAGGAGCGCGACCGGCTCGACACCATGATGAGCGGACGCAACGGCGCCATCGCCCGCATGTCGGACGCAACCGGCGGCCCGCTCCAGGTCACCAACCGTTAA